A single region of the Carassius gibelio isolate Cgi1373 ecotype wild population from Czech Republic chromosome A14, carGib1.2-hapl.c, whole genome shotgun sequence genome encodes:
- the LOC128027805 gene encoding transmembrane protein 109 isoform X1: MSGHNIASRSSEKLLFFGFLVLVRSVLCHGFAEEFTSGSYDFGSVILEPLDGLRKYAESIVGTHAIEIGAEKAVLYLDSVFGPENIYSVAMFVEMLLKFVAEGAASGLNVIAVYVSEILRATGVNETVSVPHFTAEGVSAVTKWALLALIAYWLLSLLLRVTVMLVKRVFWLIKAVVVLWLFVRIIGDPAASNEVTTMRLILLVLTCAVFGVATSSGGGTGGSLESRMSKLEGQVKGLEKMKMSSNGQ; this comes from the exons ATGTCAGGTCACAACATTGCCTCGAGGAGCTCGGAAAAGCTGCTTTTCTTTGGGTTTCTGGTTCTGGTTCGTTCGGTCTTGTGTCACGGGTTTGCTGAGGAGTTCACCTCGGGCTCTTATGATTTTGGGTCTGTTATTCTGGAGCCTCTGGACGGGTTGAGAAAGTACGCGGAGTCCATTGTCGGCACCCATGCGATTGAGATTGGTGCTGAG AAagctgttttgtaccttgactcAGTGTTTGGCCCTGAGAACATCTATTCTGTTGCAATG tTTGTCGAAATGTTGCTGAAGTTTGTTGCTGAAGGAGCTGCCAGTGGACTGAATGTCATTGCTGTGTATGTATCTGAGATTCTCAGAGCTACAGGAGTGAACG AGACCGTATCGGTGCCTCATTTCACTGCTGAGGGCGTTTCTGCTGTGACCAAGTGGGCTTTGCTGGCTCTGATCGCTTACTGGCTCCTGTCCTTGTTGCTGCGAGTCACCGTGATGCTTGTAAAGAGAGTGTTTTGGCTGATTAAAGCGGTTGTGGTGTTGTGGCTGTTTGTGCGGATCATCGGTGACCCCGCTGCCTCCAATGAAGTCACTACAATGAGACTGATTTTACTTGTGCTCACCTGTGCTGTGTTTGGAGTCGCTACGAGCAGCGGCGGTGGGACAGGAGGCAGTCTGGAGAGCCGGATGAGCAAACTGGAGGGACAAGTCAAAGGGCTGGAAAAGATGAAAATGAGCAGCAATGGGCAGTAA
- the LOC128027805 gene encoding transmembrane protein 109 isoform X2: MSGHNIASRSSEKLLFFGFLVLVRSVLCHGFAEEFTSGSYDFGSVILEPLDGLRKYAESIVGTHAIEIGAEFVEMLLKFVAEGAASGLNVIAVYVSEILRATGVNETVSVPHFTAEGVSAVTKWALLALIAYWLLSLLLRVTVMLVKRVFWLIKAVVVLWLFVRIIGDPAASNEVTTMRLILLVLTCAVFGVATSSGGGTGGSLESRMSKLEGQVKGLEKMKMSSNGQ, encoded by the exons ATGTCAGGTCACAACATTGCCTCGAGGAGCTCGGAAAAGCTGCTTTTCTTTGGGTTTCTGGTTCTGGTTCGTTCGGTCTTGTGTCACGGGTTTGCTGAGGAGTTCACCTCGGGCTCTTATGATTTTGGGTCTGTTATTCTGGAGCCTCTGGACGGGTTGAGAAAGTACGCGGAGTCCATTGTCGGCACCCATGCGATTGAGATTGGTGCTGAG tTTGTCGAAATGTTGCTGAAGTTTGTTGCTGAAGGAGCTGCCAGTGGACTGAATGTCATTGCTGTGTATGTATCTGAGATTCTCAGAGCTACAGGAGTGAACG AGACCGTATCGGTGCCTCATTTCACTGCTGAGGGCGTTTCTGCTGTGACCAAGTGGGCTTTGCTGGCTCTGATCGCTTACTGGCTCCTGTCCTTGTTGCTGCGAGTCACCGTGATGCTTGTAAAGAGAGTGTTTTGGCTGATTAAAGCGGTTGTGGTGTTGTGGCTGTTTGTGCGGATCATCGGTGACCCCGCTGCCTCCAATGAAGTCACTACAATGAGACTGATTTTACTTGTGCTCACCTGTGCTGTGTTTGGAGTCGCTACGAGCAGCGGCGGTGGGACAGGAGGCAGTCTGGAGAGCCGGATGAGCAAACTGGAGGGACAAGTCAAAGGGCTGGAAAAGATGAAAATGAGCAGCAATGGGCAGTAA